A genomic region of Caenorhabditis elegans chromosome V contains the following coding sequences:
- the clc-32 gene encoding CLaudin-like in Caenorhabditis (Confirmed by transcript evidence;~Product from WormBase gene class clc) has protein sequence MSAVKRLFLNIVVCIGIVCNFFGVFSQAWITDYGGSIGIVPFYSTEVGWYALASWMMYISVACHLLVTILLTLVFRDVRRNGYCHYQRSQFFLIAFFSLMVTILTVTAVILIGVNLPNLNYNYNDNATLGYSAWVSVAAAVCYFIAAGLALSFAFLECRCC, from the exons ATGTCGGCTGTCAAGCGGCTTTTCCTCAATATTGTCGTATGCATTGGTATTGTCTGTAATTTCTTTGGCGTTTTCTCACAAGCTTGGATAACGGATTATGGAGGAAGCATTGGAATTGTTCCATTTTATTCG actgAAGTTGGATGGTATGCCTTAGCAAGTTGGATGATGTACATTTCCGTCGCCTGTCATCTTCTGGTCACAATTTTGCTCACATTAGTATT CCGAGATGTCCGAAGAAACGGATATTGCCACTACCAgcgttcacaattttttctcattgcATTCTTCTCACTGATGGTCACTATTCTGACAGTAACTGCTGTGATTTTGATTGGAGTCAATTTGCCAAATCTAAACTATAATTATAACGATAATGCAACA TTGGGATACTCTGCATGGGTCAGTGTTGCAGCTGCTGTTTGCTATTTCATCGCCGCTGGATTAGCTCtcagttttgcatttttggaatGCCGTTGCTGTTGA
- the fbxa-18 gene encoding F-box domain-containing protein (Confirmed by transcript evidence) — protein sequence MAELEPEGASINKIKQSLFVNLPADVINEILKKLTPIDKLTLRKVCTFFRDTIDSKAYGFKIIEFHLLFDWVMLVLDKEIFKYASREQHGCWVSNGLNEHHFQEEYFLKLAIDDLAVILKDQSQKLDLLEVCVCDRATKRSRDYFFPALLKMLVTVDYRKIEKFDGDFPEIWDIWKKYQDTVLSSNK from the exons ATGGCCGAATTGGAGCCGGAGGGAGCTAGCATAAACAA aataaaacaGTCATTGTTTGTTAATCTTCCGGCAGATGTtatcaatgaaattttgaaaaagttgacgCCAATCGATAA acTGACTCTCCGAAAAGTTTGTACATTCTTCCGTGACACCATAGATAGCAAAGCTTATGGCTTCAAAATCATCGAGTTTCATCTTCTTTTTGATTGGGTCATGTTAGTTCTAGACaaggaaatattcaaatatgcCAGCAGAGAACAACATGGATGCTGGGTTAGCAACGGACTAAATGAGCATCATTTCCAAGAggaatactttttgaaacttgccATTGACGACTTGGCAGTAATACTGAAAGATCAAAGTCAGAAGCTGGATTTGTTAGAAGTCTGCGTATGCGATCGTGCTACAAAACGTTCTCGGGATTACTTTTTCCCTGCACTTCTTAAGATGCTGGTTACAGTTGATTACcgtaaaatcgaaaagttcGACGGTGATTTTCCAGAGATTTGGGATATTTGGAAGAAATATCAAGACACTGTTTTGTCATCAAATAAATAA
- the fbxa-88 gene encoding F-box domain-containing protein (Confirmed by transcript evidence), whose protein sequence is MIPTIFGTTKTLTIYDLPSDIFNEVLDKLEPIERLPLRKVSQIFRTAIDNRNHGFKEIAIGIYDSFERYSTLRLDEKLIEYRRDYDDCMVKLGSRKCTVLNENFETLALKDFFEILKQKTKLELVQINLNVNVTKKDFRTKCFTNLLSTLETLKPVKAKCVIFELHPSEVAMVLPCFGELELIEIFSTQARYKLDELIYLEQWKMAKRFKGVSYCDAFSIPVESLLHFEHFDIHLSTFTVEDCLKMRNGLKKSGNFKSGRFRCQKLNRTEIAKVFKPDYAGEPSLEYEVNNEMFIIDISYGSLNIKKNNF, encoded by the exons ATGATACCTACAATATT tGGAACCACAAAAACATTAACAATCTATGATTTGCCGTCAGATATTTTCAACGAAGTTTTAGATAAATTGGAGCCCATTGAAAG ATTACCTCTTCGAAAAGTCTCTCAAATCTTCCGAACAGCTATTGATAATCGAAATCACGGCTTTAAAGAAATTGCTATTGGTATTTATGACTCCTTCGAGCGATATTCCACTCTTCGACTTGACGAAAAGTTAATTGAATACAGAAGAGACTATGATGATTGTATGGTGAAGTTGGGAAGCAGGAAATGCACTGTTCTGAACGAAAACTTTGAGACACTGGCTCTCAAggatttctttgaaattctaaaacaaAAGACTAAGTTGGAATTGGTACAGATCAACTTGAACGTCAACGTAACAAAAAAAGACTTTCGAACCAAGTGCTTCACTAACCTGCTGAGCACtcttgaaactttgaaaccaGTGAAAGCAAAATGTGTAATCTTTGAACTTCATCCTAGTGAAGTTGCCATGGTTTTGCCATGTTTTGGAGAGCTAGAGcttattgaaatatttagcACACAAGCTCGTTACAAATTAGATGAGCTTATTTATCTGGAACAATGGAAAATGGCAAAACGATTTAAAGGTGTCTCATATTGCGATGCGTTTTCAATTCCTGTGGAGAGTCTACTACACTTTGAGCATTTCGATATTCATCTGAGCACTTTCACAGTGGAAGATTGTTTGAAGATGAGAAAT GGTCttaaaaaaagtggaaacTTCAAATCTGGACGATTTCGATGTCAGAAACTGAACAGGACAGAAATCGCAAAAGTTTTCAAGCCGGACTACGCGGGAGAGCCCTCACTGGAGTATGAAGTTAATAATGAAATGTTCATCATTGATATTTCTTATGGTTCcttgaatataaaaaagaataatttttga